From Peromyscus eremicus chromosome 3, PerEre_H2_v1, whole genome shotgun sequence, one genomic window encodes:
- the Prok2 gene encoding prokineticin-2 isoform X1, which yields MGAPRCAPLLLLLLLPLLLTPPAGDAAVITGACDKDSQCGGGMCCAVSIWVKSIRICTPMGQVGDSCHPLTRKSHVANGRQERRRAKRRKKKKEVPFWGRRMHHTCPCLPGLACLRTSFNRFICLARK from the exons ATGGGGGCCCCGCGCTGTGCCCCGCTACTGCTActcctgctgctgccgctgctgctcaCGCCGCCCGCCGGGGATGCCGCGGTCATCACCGGG GCTTGCGACAAGGACTCCCAGTGTGGAGGAGGCATGTGCTGCGCTGTCAGTATCTGGGTGAAGAGCATACGGATCTGCACACCTATGGGCCAAGTGGGAGACAGCTGCCACCCCCTGACTCGGAAA AGCCATGTTGCAAAtggaaggcaggaaagaagaagggcgaagagaagaaaaaagaaaaaggag gTTCCATTTTGGGGGCGGAGAATGCATCACACTTGTCCTTGTCTGCCAGGCTTGGCATGTTTACGGACTTCTTTCAACCGGTTTATTTGTTTGGCCCGGAAGTGA
- the Prok2 gene encoding prokineticin-2 isoform X2, whose translation MGAPRCAPLLLLLLLPLLLTPPAGDAAVITGACDKDSQCGGGMCCAVSIWVKSIRICTPMGQVGDSCHPLTRKVPFWGRRMHHTCPCLPGLACLRTSFNRFICLARK comes from the exons ATGGGGGCCCCGCGCTGTGCCCCGCTACTGCTActcctgctgctgccgctgctgctcaCGCCGCCCGCCGGGGATGCCGCGGTCATCACCGGG GCTTGCGACAAGGACTCCCAGTGTGGAGGAGGCATGTGCTGCGCTGTCAGTATCTGGGTGAAGAGCATACGGATCTGCACACCTATGGGCCAAGTGGGAGACAGCTGCCACCCCCTGACTCGGAAA gTTCCATTTTGGGGGCGGAGAATGCATCACACTTGTCCTTGTCTGCCAGGCTTGGCATGTTTACGGACTTCTTTCAACCGGTTTATTTGTTTGGCCCGGAAGTGA
- the LOC131906019 gene encoding large ribosomal subunit protein P1-like codes for MASVCKLACIYSALTLQEDKINAFIKAAGVNALANVNIGSPLCSVGAGGPAPGAGGAPAGGPAPSTAAAPAEEKKVEAKKEESEESDDDMGFGLFD; via the exons ATGGCCTCCGTCTGCAAGCTCGCCTGCATCTACTCCGCCCTCACCCTGCAGGAGGACAAGATCAATGCCTTCATTAAAGCAGCTGGTGTCAAT GCCCTGGCCAATGTCAACATTGGGAGCCCCCTCTGCAGTGTAGGGGCTGGTGGGCCTGCTCCAGGAGCTGGAGGGGCTCCAGCAGGCGGTCCTGCCCCCTCTACTGCTGCTGCCCCAGCTGAGGAGAAGAAAGtggaagcaaagaaggaagaatCTGAGGAGTCTGATGACGACATGGGCTTTGGTCTTTTTGACTAA